A window of the Brassica napus cultivar Da-Ae chromosome A2, Da-Ae, whole genome shotgun sequence genome harbors these coding sequences:
- the LOC125589008 gene encoding uncharacterized protein LOC125589008: MGRLIDITGAVGTCYLGVARNARVIDAVAQSRWNIRGQRSRHFHALYESIQNIQVPQEDQGRDKVLWKHAEDTYKAQFSSVRTWDQIRVRKATVPWSKCVWFTQGVPRYSFIVWLAVKNILSTGDRMRTWGIQQGCVMCGEWDETRDHVFFACPYTYSVWDRLAGSLCGRRINPDWSLTLQFVTNNNLQLMDKILLKMVFQTCVYYMWKESNERRHQRGFRTVDQAIRIVDKAIRNRISSLRYGPVHRFAGLLQHWLEVFDRT; this comes from the coding sequence ATGGGCAGGCTTATTGATATTACTGGCGCTGTAGGTACTTGTTACCTTGGAGTAGCTCGGAATGCTCGAGTTATTGATGCAGTTGCTCAATCTCGCTGGAACATTCGAGGCCAGCGTAGTCGTCACTTTCATGCTTTATATGAGAGTATCCAGAATATTCAGGTGCCGCAGGAAGATCAGGGGAGGGATAAGGTTCTTTGGAAACATGCAGAGGACACTTATAAAGCGCAGTTCTCATCGGTTCGAACATGGGATCAGATACGTGTGAGAAAGGCCACTGTACCTTGGAGTAAATGTGTCTGGTTCACTCAAGGAGTCCCTAGATACTCCTTCATTGTCTGGCTGGCTGTTAAGAACATACTTTCTACAGGAGACCGTATGCGGACGTGGGGCATTCAGCAAGGGTGTGTGATGTGTGGTGAGTGGGATGAGACAAGGGATCACGTCTTCTTTGCTTGCCCTTACACATACTCTGTTTGGGATAGACTAGCAGGCAGTTTGTGTGGCAGAAGGATCAATCCAGACTGGTCGCTTACTCTGCAGTTTGTTACTAACAATAATCTTCAGCTTATGGATAAGATCCTACTGAAAATGGTGTTCCAGACTTGTGTTTACTATATGTGGAAGGAGAGTAATGAGCGCAGACACCAGAGAGGCTTTCGTACGGTGGACCAAGCTATCCGGATCGTTGATAAAGCCATACGGAACAGGATCAGCTCTCTTCGTTATGGGCCGGTTCACCGGTTTGCTGGACTGCTTCAACATTGGCTTGAAGTATTTGACAGGACATAG
- the LOC106364991 gene encoding expansin-A23-like — MARSFTVVIVLLTIVCHQLMSTSAATNAENGWVDAHATFYGGRKGEETMQGACGYGSLFEQSYGLATAALSTALFNNGTTCGACYEIICVNAPQSCIKGARPIRVTATNWCPPNYRDGSWCNPPRKHFDLSLPIFLKIAKYKAGIVPVKYRRVMCPKKSGVKFQLAGNPYFLMVTVFNVGRVGVVVEVKVKGSKTGWIQMTRNWGQVWDTNTVLTGQSLSFLVATSDGKRLKFNNVAPSNWQFDKTYDGKINF; from the exons ATGGCTCGTAGTTTTACGGTGGTTATAGTGTTATTGACCATCGTGTGTCACCAACTCATGAGCACCAGTGCTGCCACTAATGCCGAAAACGGATGGGTCGATGCTCATGCCACTTTTTACGGGGGCAGGAAGGGTGAAGAAACTATGC AAGGAGCGTGTGGATACGGCAGTCTCTTCGAGCAATCCTACGGCTTAGCGACAGCGGCTCTAAGCACAGCTTTGTTCAACAACGGAACCACGTGCGGTGCATGCTATGAGATCATATGCGTCAACGCTCCACAGTCATGCATCAAAGGAGCAAGACCTATACGCGTTACAGCTACTAACTGGTGCCCACCGAACTACAGAGATGGTAGTTGGTGCAATCCACCACGGAAACATTTCGATCTTTCGCTACCGATCTTTCTCAAGATCGCTAAGTACAAAGCAGGGATCGTTCCGGTGAAGTACAGGCGAGTTATGTGTCCGAAAAAGAGTGGTGTCAAGTTTCAGTTAGCTGGAAATCCTTATTTCTTGATGGTTACTGTTTTCAACGTTGGACGTGTGGGTGTTGTGGTTGAGGTTAAGGTGAAAGGTTCGAAGACTGGTTGGATTCAGATGACGAGGAATTGGGGACAGGTTTGGGATACGAATACGGTGTTAACCGGACAGAGTTTGTCGTTTTTGGTTGCTACAAGTGATGGGAAACGTTTAAAGTTTAATAATGTTGCTCCATCTAATTGGCAGTTTGATAAAACTTATGATGGCAAGATTAATTTTTAG
- the LOC106367176 gene encoding ribosome biogenesis protein WDR12 homolog: protein MDGEGEDGSKVIHVKFVTKLYPPFKAPVSSVVIPSNVTRLGLSSIVNSLLTLEKPEAFDFLIDGELIRMSLEQFLLAKGISAERTLEIEYIRAVAPRKEEKPSLHDDWVSAVDGSSPRFILTGCYDGLGRIWSSPGSCTHILEGHTGAISSVAFVNSQGGESVTVATASKDRTLRLFKVDTAESGDSTTRVRAYKILRGHKASVQSVVAEKHGNMVCSSSWDCTINLWNTDESESELSVSGKKRKGNNQAEEAQLEGEAVTTFIGHTQCVSSVVWPEEDVIYSCSWDHSVRRWDVPTGKDTLNLYCGKALNTVDVGGEGSALVAGGGSDPVLRVWDPRKPGTSAPVFQFSSHSSWISACKWHESSWFHLLSASYDGKIMLWDLRTAWPLSVIDTHKDKVLCADWWKGDSVVSGGADSNLRISSGISIS, encoded by the exons ATggatggagaaggagaagatggaTCTAAAGTAATTCACGTGAAGTTCGTGACGAAGCTTTACCCTCCGTTCAAAGCTCCGGTTAGCTCTGTCGTCATCCCTTCAAATGTCACTCGTCTCGGCCTCTCTTCCATCGTCAACTCTCTCCTCACTCTCG AGAAACCTGAGGCATTTGACTTCTTGATCGATGGGGAGCTTATTCGAATGTCGCTTGAACAGTTTCTTCTCGCCAAGGGAATCTCAGCg GAACGAACTCTTGAAATCGAGTACATAAGGGCTGTTGCACCACGCAAGGAGGAGAAACCTTCATTGCATGATGATTGGGTCAGTGCCGTTGATGGTTCTTCTCCCAG GTTCATTTTGACTGGATGCTATGATGGTTTAGGAAG GATATGGAGCTCTCCTGGATCGTGTACACACATTTTAGAAGGCCACACTGGTGCAATCTCCTCTGTTGCTTTTGTTAACTCCCAAG GTGGAGAAAGTGTTACTgtagcaaccgcctctaaagaTCGGACATTGAGATTGTTTAAG GTTGATACAGCTGAATCTGGTGACTCTACTACAAGAGTCAGGGCTTACAAGATATTGCGTGGGCACAAGGCGTCAGTGCAAAGTGTTGTAGCGGAGAAACACGGGAACATG GTTTGCTCAAGTTCATGGGATTGCACGATCAATTTATGGAACACAGATGAGTCTGAGTCAGAGTTGTCAGTATCagggaagaaaagaaaagggaaTAATCAGGCCGAGGAGGCTCAATTAGAG GGAGAGGCGGTGACTACATTTATTGGACACACACAGTGTGTCTCATCAGTTGTTTGGCCAGAGGAAGATGTGATTTATTCCTGTTCATGGGACCATTCTGTAAGGAGATGGGATGTTCCAACAGGGAAAGATACTCTGAACTTGTACTGTGGAAAAGCGCTCAACACGGTTGATGTTGGCGGTGAAGGTTCTGCACTTGTAGCTGGTGGTGGTTCAGATCCAGTTCTTAGAGTATGGGATCCTCGTAAGCCTG GAACATCTGCTCCCGTGTTTCAGTTCTCTTCACATTCGTCGTGGATATCCGCCTGTAAATGGCACGAAAGCTCTTGGTTTCACTTGCTCTCAGCTTCCTATGATGGCAAAATCATGCTCTGGGATCTCAGAACCGCT TGGCCTTTGTCAGTGATCGACACACATAAGGATAAG GTTTTATGTGCGGACTGGTGGAAAGGAGACAGTGTAGTGAGCGGAGGAGCTGACTCTAACCTTCGAATCTCTTCCGGAATCTCAATTTCTTAA
- the LOC106368224 gene encoding transcription initiation factor TFIID subunit 8-like, with protein sequence MTNGGGGEGGGSGKGNLFRGNDFAYALARMAVAQICEGVEITSYQESHAREGARFSSFHETALETLTEVVIQYIQSVGKTTQFYANMAGRVEGNAMDIVQALEDLGSGLGFSGAPDVERCLAESGVVKDIIRYTAEAEEVPFVYSLPRFPFNRGKRPAPSFAEVGAELPDEHIPVWLPAFPQTKVSNELEEDTSVEKIQGEVQSNENGSSLPRLQQSVEVDRLKVQKSMDQKEVEKPSEEQPECNPFLAAPVWVGEKNVPRVFRPSLLTNEEVSAGHVPEKQTNKSHHMPPLEAFAPSGIIKDKSRLGETEGGERNDDGRTQRALLRFKIGTRKAAPVRWTRKESLEEKGWFLEDGDKREKNVELEEEPVTIDTNVK encoded by the coding sequence ATGACCAATGGAGGAGGCGGGGAGGGTGGAGGAAGTGGGAAAGGCAATCTTTTTCGCGGCAATGATTTCGCCTACGCACTCGCTAGGATGGCCGTGGCGCAGATATGCGAGGGGGTCGAGATCACCTCTTATCAGGAGTCGCATGCACGCGAAGGTGCGAGGTTCAGTTCTTTTCATGAGACAGCTCTCGAGACGCTAACAGAGGTGGTGATTCAGTACATTCAGAGCGTTGGGAAGACGACGCAGTTCTATGCTAATATGGCTGGGAGAGTAGAAGGTAATGCTATGGATATTGTTCAAGCGCTGGAGGATTTGGGGTCTGGTTTGGGTTTCAGCGGTGCTCCTGATGTTGAGCGTTGTCTTGCTGAGTCCGGTGTGGTTAAGGATATTATACGTTATACAGCGGAAGCGGAGGAGGTGCCTTTTGTTTACTCTCTTCCTCGGTTCCCTTTTAACAGAGGGAAAAGACCAGCTCCTAGCTTTGCTGAGGTTGGAGCTGAGCTGCCAGATGAGCATATTCCGGTTTGGCTTCCTGCTTTTCCCCAAACCAAAGTGTCTAACGAGTTGGAGGAAGATACTAGTGTTGAAAAAATACAAGGAGAGGTGCAGAGTAATGAAAACGGATCGTCTTTGCCGAGATTGCAGCAGTCTGTTGAGGTTGATAGGCTAAAAGTTCAGAAATCGATGGATCAAAAGGAAGTTGAGAAACCATCAGAGGAACAACCGGAGTGTAACCCGTTCCTTGCTGCACCAGTTTGGGTTGGAGAAAAGAACGTGCCACGTGTGTTTCGCCCGTCACTGCTTACAAATGAAGAAGTTAGCGCTGGCCACGTTCCTGAAAAACAAACCAACAAGAGCCATCACATGCCGCCCCTTGAGGCGTTTGCTCCATCTGGTATAATCAAAGACAAGAGCAGATTAGGTGAAACCGAGGGAGGAGAGAGAAATGACGATGGGAGAACTCAACGCGCGTTGCTACGTTTCAAGATTGGGACTCGAAAGGCGGCCCCTGTGCGTTGGACGAGAAAGGAGAGCTTAGAGGAAAAGGGTTGGTTTCTAGAGGATGGAGACAAGAGGGAGAAAAATGTAGAACTCGAAGAAGAGCCAGTAACCATTGACACAAATGTAAAATAG
- the LOC106368223 gene encoding protein LONGIFOLIA 1-like — MSAKLLYNLSDENPNLNKQFGCMNGIFQVFYRQHYPARRVVVAGDELRSLPSGKTIENVGDTTLTKDNKETEKSKKKKAAKEKQRGVVSSESSSRLSFSSSPCSSSFSSESQFEQPGLMQTSNGDGPVRGGLVMSSDLRELVRNSIHKETRARDEEEAKPERANVSLRNESSPARRVVKLKDSPRFSYDERETRKTGAKFKETPRLSLDSRSNSFKSARSSSSPEPQELVTGHHRRTTSSVVAKLMGLEVIQDESVTDQVRENRFCDSPRPTLQRSRSPDPIKNVMPAKFPMKAAARTQVDGAKNQVKGVDAATTLTVYGEIQKRLSQLEFKNSEKDLTALKQILEAMETTQKLISKDDDNNSLVPSAATSPSSKSFRSSSIVVMKASAPVFKETGNYGSASSSPRCVTLPNVKVTNLRQSQKVSQRKQSAMDVTPRPGVYKVQTDSPTKNTGPRPLAKSGKSQKPSVSPRTQPKKLGFEKQSRPTSPKPEQNKIQRQQLSRQQKESASPRRIKSRSMQQSEDRLSDESSDLRSLRSDSNVSSASNLDSEVTSRYRYERNSDFTEQQHTPKQRSPELGMRSLPKPLKVTVEQPSPVSVLDVAFDEDESPSPVRKISVVFKDDDHLRSEESQWMNKHKALRRSIVWPESNGSLDQSDAELNEGIMEEGGKLNNNGDHHKYISEILLASGLLRDIDYSMLSIQLHQAHLPINPSLFFVLEQSKTSNVTQHDKKNRGIGFGQQQTANLIERSRRKLVFDTINEILARKFAAEGCTKQPYITSSISQLRRTNKSSKGNELLETVCSEIDRLQDNSNCILDEDDEDLIWEDLQGQGMNWKEIEGETPGLVLDIERLIFKDLISEVVTSEVAASPGMLSGKPRQLFNC; from the exons ATGTCGGCAAAGCTTTTGTATAACTTGTCAGATGAGAATCCAAATCTAAATAAACAGTTTGGATGTATGAATGGGATCTTCCAGGTTTTTTACCGGCAACATTATCCTGCGAGACGTGTTGTTGTAGCCGGAGATGAACTCAGGTCTCTGCCTTCAG ggaaaacaattgaaaatgtTGGTGATACCACCCTTACAAAGGACAATAAGGAAACG GAgaagagtaagaagaagaaggctgCAAAAGAGAAACAGAGGGGAGTAGTCTCCTCTGAATCATCATCTAGGCTGTCCTTTTCATCTTCACCATGCTCCTCAAGCTTCTCGTCTGAATCTCAGTTTGAACAACCCGGTTTGATGCAAACGAGTAACGGTGATGGTCCAGTAAGAGGTGGTTTAGTGATGTCGAGTGATTTAAGGGAGCTTGTGAGAAACTCCATTCATAAGGAGACCAGAGccagagatgaagaagaagctaaacCAGAGAGAGCTAACGTGTCTCTCCGCAACGAATCATCACCAGCTCGGAGagtagtgaagctgaaagacaGTCCTCGGTTCTCTTACGATGAGAGGGAGACAAGAAAGACAGGCGCCAAGTTCAAGGAGACGCCGAGGTTGTCATTAGACAGTAGATCGAATTCCTTTAAGAGTGCAAGATCTAGCTCTTCACCAGAGCCGCAAGAGCTTGTCACGGGCCATCACAGAAGAACAACTTCGAGCGTTGTTGCCAAGTTAATGGGTCTTGAAGTCATTCAAGACGAGTCTGTCACTGATCAGGTCAGAGAGAACCGTTTCTGCGACTCTCCAAGGCCAACTCTACAAAGATCAAGGAGTCCTGATCCGATCAAAAATGTGATGCCTGCTAAGTTTCCTATGAAAGCAGCTGCACGGACGCAAGTGGATGGTGCTAAGAACCAAGTCAAAGGAGTTGATGCTGCTACTACGCTAACGGTTTATGGTGAGATACAGAAGAGGCTTTCGCAGCTTGAGTTCAAAAACTCCGAGAAAGATCTCACAGCTCTAAAGCAGATACTCGAAGCAATGGAGACGACACAGAAGTTGATAAGCAAAGATGATGACAACAATAGCCTAGTTCCATCTGCAGCAACAAGCCCCTCGTCCAAGAGTTTCAGATCTTCGTCTATCGTGGTTATGAAAGCATCTGCTCCAGTTTTCAAAGAGACAGGCAACTATGGTTCAGCCTCTTCCTCGCCACGGTGTGTTACTTTACCAAATGTCAAGGTTACAAACCTGCGGCAAAGCCAGAAAGTCTCTCAAAGGAAGCAAAGCGCAATGGATGTGACTCCAAGGCCGGGAGTTTACAAGGTCCAGACAGATTCACCAACAAAAAACACTGGTCCTAGACCGTTGGCCAAGTCAGGAAAGAGCCAGAAGCCTAGTGTCAGCCCAAGAACACAGCCGAAGAAGCTGGGGTTCGAGAAGCAGTCTAGACCAACGTCTCCAAAACCAGAACAGAACAAGATCCAAAGACAACAACTCAGTAGGCAACAGAAGGAATCAGCCTCCCCAAGAAGAATAAAATCTCGGAGCATGCAGCAATCGGAAGACCGTTTAAGTGACGAAAGCAGTGACTTGAGAAGTCTAAGATCTGACAGCAACGTAAGCTCAGCTTCTAACCTTGACAGTGAGGTTACAAGCAGATATAGATACGAAAGGAACAGCGACTTCACGGAGCAGCAGCACACACCAAAACAAAGG AGTCCAGAATTGGGAATGAGGTCGTTGCCAAAACCTCTGAAAGTTACGGTGGAGCAGCCAAGCCCCGTTTCAGTTCTTGATGTAGCCTTTGACGAAGATGAGTCACCATCCCCTGTGAGGAAGATATCCGTTGTCTTTAAAG ACGATGATCATCTACGTTCTGAAGAGTCCCAGTGGATGAACAAGCACAAAGCCTTACGTAGATCGATCGTGTGGCCTGAGAGTAACGGGAGTCTAGATCAGTCAGATGCTGAACTTAATGAGGGTATCATGGAAGAAGGTGGGAAACTAAACAACAATGGTGACCACCACAAGTACATCTCAGAGATACTGTTAGCATCCGGTCTTCTAAGAGATATCGACTACAGCATGCTAAGCATTCAGCTGCACCAAGCACACCTACCAATCAATCCTAGCCTTTTCTTTGTCCTGGAACAGAGCAAGACCAGTAATGTGACTCAACATGACAAAAAGAACAGAGGCATAGGATTCGGACAACAACAGACGGCGAACCTGATAGAGCGAAGCAGGAGGAAGCTTGTATTTGACACCATAAACGAGATCTTAGCTCGCAAATTCGCAGCAGAAGGGTGTACAAAGCAACCATACATAACATCATCAATCAGCCAGCTAAGGAGGACAAACAAGAGTTCAAAAGGGAATGAACTTCTGGAAACTGTGTGTTCAGAGATTGATAGATTACAAGATAACTCAAATTGCATCTTGGATGAGGACGACGAAGACCTCATTTGGGAGGACTTGCAAGGTCAAGGCATGAACTGGAAGGAGATTGAAGGAGAGACGCCAGGGTTGGTGTTAGACATTGAGAGGCTAATCTTCAAGGACTTGATCAGTGAAGTTGTGACAAGCGAGGTTGCTGCTTCTCCAGGAATGCTCAGTGGGAAACCCAGACAGCTTTTCAATTGCTAA
- the LOC106367172 gene encoding protein SPIRAL1-like 4, which yields MGKARGVNSGAGESSLGYLFGSVESVSKPNMPTTTTPTTTTGDKAKTEEADKKQMSAGVRGSPNNYIRTEGQNCGNFLTERPSTKVHAAPGGGSSLGYLFGSGSGK from the exons ATGGGGAAAGCTAGAGGAGTTAACAGCGGCGCTGGAGAGAGCTCGCTAGGTTACCTTTTTGGATCCGTTGAGTCTGTTTCCAAACCGAACATGCCCACCACCACAACACCAACCACCACCACCGGAGATAAAGCCAAGACGGAGGAGGCGGACAAGAAACAGATGTCGGCAGGTGTGAGAGGAAGCCCTAATAATTACATTAGAACAGAGGGACAAAACTGTGGCAACTTCCTCACg GAACGACCATCGACGAAGGTTCATGCAGCACCAGGTGGAGGATCTTCTCTGGGTTACTTGTTTGGATCTGGATCTGGCAAATGA